From one Parambassis ranga chromosome 5, fParRan2.1, whole genome shotgun sequence genomic stretch:
- the mrpl20 gene encoding large ribosomal subunit protein bL20m: MVFLTLACWIRSRGPDRFWKVQELLKHARHFRGRKNRCYSLAVRAVRRAFVYATKSRKVKKRNMRTLWISRIAAATREHGMKYPALMHNLTKSSVQLNRRVISELAITEPRSFLSLAKLAEARKQEGFRAALGDGKEPPGVLSRVVMLQ; this comes from the exons ATGGTATTTTTGACGTTAGCTTGTTGGATCAGAAGCCGTGGACCCGACAGATTCTGGAAAGTCCAAGAACTCCTCAAGCATGCACGG CACTTCAGAGGCAGAAAGAACCGCTGCTACAGCCTGGCTGTGCGGGCTGTCAGGAGGGCCTTTGTCTACGCTACCAAAAGTCGGAAGGTCAAGAAACGCAACATGAGGACG CTCTGGATCTCACGCATCGCAGCAGCAACACGAGAGCATGGCATGAAGTACCCTGCCCTCATGCACAACCTTACAAAG TCCAGCGTTCAGCTCAACCGTCGTGTTATCAGCGAACTAGCCATCACAGAACCTCGATCATTTCTTTCACTTGCGAAACTGGCAGAGGCTCGGAAACAGGAGGGCTTCCGCGCAGCACTGGGTGACGGCAAAGAGCCTCCTGGTGTCCTCTCCCGTGTGGTGATGCTGCAGTAA